In Caproicibacterium amylolyticum, a genomic segment contains:
- the rpmB gene encoding 50S ribosomal protein L28 encodes MAKCDICGKDIAFGIRVSHSHRRSNRTWKPNIRRVKAIVDGSPKRIYACTRCLRSGKVTRAV; translated from the coding sequence ATGGCAAAGTGCGACATTTGCGGCAAGGATATTGCTTTCGGAATTAGAGTTTCCCATTCCCATCGCCGTTCCAATCGAACCTGGAAGCCCAATATTCGTCGTGTAAAAGCAATCGTTGACGGTTCCCCCAAGCGTATTTACGCCTGCACCCGTTGCCTGCGTTCCGGCAAGGTAACTCGAGCTGTCTAA
- a CDS encoding site-2 protease family protein → MLYSMLQSIFRGQGVDMSNLIAQILASLLIIFLILPFHEFAHGWTAGKLGDPTAKYSGRLTFNPLASVDPLGAVGLILFGFGWAKPVPVDTRYFKKPKRDMALTALAGPLANLLASFVSAILLNLVILVSGGSVTDGTYVPSTIVSFLVVFLGACVTINISLAAFNLLPIPPLDGSRILAIFLSDRATAMYYRYQNIIMYVLFALLLVGVLDVPLMALQNLFTKGVMFLANLPFVALGV, encoded by the coding sequence ATGTTATATAGTATGCTCCAGTCAATCTTTCGCGGACAGGGCGTGGATATGTCCAACCTGATTGCGCAGATTCTGGCCTCATTACTCATTATTTTTCTCATTCTTCCGTTTCACGAGTTTGCACACGGCTGGACTGCGGGAAAGCTGGGTGACCCTACTGCAAAATATTCCGGCAGGCTGACTTTTAACCCGCTGGCCAGTGTTGATCCACTTGGTGCAGTGGGCCTGATTCTGTTTGGGTTTGGCTGGGCGAAGCCGGTGCCGGTGGATACACGCTATTTTAAAAAGCCGAAGCGCGACATGGCTCTTACTGCGCTGGCAGGTCCGCTTGCAAATCTGCTTGCTTCTTTCGTCAGTGCAATTCTTTTGAATCTTGTGATTTTAGTCAGCGGCGGCAGTGTTACAGACGGCACCTATGTGCCGAGCACGATTGTTTCTTTCCTGGTTGTCTTTTTAGGCGCGTGCGTTACCATCAATATTTCCTTGGCGGCATTCAACCTGTTGCCGATTCCACCGCTGGACGGTTCCCGTATCCTGGCAATTTTCCTGAGTGACCGCGCAACGGCGATGTACTATCGTTATCAGAACATTATTATGTATGTGCTGTTTGCATTGCTTTTGGTTGGCGTTTTGGATGTACCGCTGATGGCTTTGCAGAATTTGTTTACAAAAGGTGTGATGTTCCTTGCAAATCTGCCGTTTGTCGCGCTTGGAGTGTAA
- a CDS encoding segregation and condensation protein A, whose protein sequence is MDTFEGPLDLLLYLIRKNKLNICDIPIVEVLEQYMEQIDAAREQNMDVSSEFLEMAARLVYIKTVYLLPKHEEADALRAELSGQLLEYEECKRVASLIGEELSMDSFAREPAAVEPDYTYRRPLNGLKLLQAYYDAAGRHVAPPPTQASFSALVSHRIVSVASQIIYVLRRLWKDRNISYRALFVHKKDRSEIVATFLAVLELVKGKRVRIEGETDNPTVELLKAGERRCKAKH, encoded by the coding sequence TTGGATACATTCGAAGGCCCACTGGATTTGCTGCTGTATCTGATTCGAAAAAACAAACTCAATATTTGTGATATTCCCATTGTGGAAGTGCTGGAACAGTATATGGAGCAGATTGATGCCGCGCGTGAGCAGAATATGGATGTTTCCAGCGAATTTCTGGAAATGGCTGCACGTTTGGTTTATATTAAAACAGTGTATCTGCTTCCAAAGCATGAAGAGGCGGATGCACTGCGTGCGGAACTATCCGGTCAGCTGCTGGAATATGAAGAGTGCAAGCGGGTGGCTTCGTTAATTGGTGAAGAACTCTCCATGGATTCTTTTGCACGGGAACCGGCTGCGGTTGAGCCGGACTATACCTATCGCCGCCCGCTCAATGGCTTAAAACTGCTGCAGGCGTATTATGATGCTGCTGGTCGTCATGTGGCTCCGCCGCCGACACAGGCTTCTTTTTCAGCGCTTGTTTCACACCGCATTGTGTCTGTGGCTTCGCAGATTATCTATGTGCTTCGCAGGTTGTGGAAAGACAGGAATATATCTTACCGCGCGCTTTTTGTACACAAAAAGGACCGTTCGGAAATTGTGGCAACGTTTCTTGCTGTGCTGGAACTGGTCAAAGGCAAGCGGGTACGTATTGAGGGAGAAACGGACAACCCCACAGTTGAACTTTTAAAGGCAGGTGAACGCAGGTGCAAAGCGAAACACTGA